The region aatattcataGACACATTTGCAAAATGTGGATAtcatcacttttagatatttaCATCTACATCTGCATTAATCGCGTCCACACGATTATTACGGTTATTATACGTTATCCTCATATTAGGTATTGGgtctattttagtcttttgaacCTTCTTTAAGTCTCTATTAgactattttaaacgattttcaaaataatttgggccaatttttagtatttttggcttattttaattttttttaagctctaatattttgaaaaatatattaatttcacattacttttacaTTATGCGGCATACCCTAAAACCGCTATCTACATCTATATGTATGGATATATGATAGTTGTAAATAGTGGATGTGAGTGGTTAATATCCACccgcatgtacacccctactaaaaattaccattagattttgGATTAATCACTACTGAATTTTAGattcaattgtaatttttagTACTACATAAGAGAGTGTAAAGTGAAAGTatgtatagcatttctcataatagTTACATGCAATGCACTAATGCACACCAAGCCTTTTTCGATAATAATTTACAATCTATATAAGTATTTATAGATAATATAGTAATTTAATCAAAcaacaattttaattaattacccTTTTTCATGCATtccaaaattttgattttacactaaaatgaaaatatatatatatatatacatatactaaTTTAAAATGTTATGTTATCTAATCAGCTTAACCATGTTGAGACCTATTataaattgatatatttttctttttcagattAGCTAATAGAGCCGGCCAAAATTGTTAACTACCATGCAATAATGAAACCCATATGTTTACAACActtgagagtattttttttttttttttttttttttaggtatttAAAAAACTCTACACATGAACACAAATGCTCCAGCAGTATTTCAGTTTAAAAAGAACTCAGAAAATGGTGACATCTTCCttatactttatttatttgtcaaGATTTGTTTGAATAAATCGTTTTGTAAGCTTCTTTGATTTTAGAGGGGAATAAAGACAATGgcatattttgttaattaagtaGTGCATGTTGGTTTGATTTTGCTATTTCATTTGTACTATTTTCTCAACCTTGTATATCCACTCAATAAGAATATTAGCAGCAGCTTTATAAACCTAATACATTTTACACTTCATCCTACCCCCATCTCACGGGATCAACcatcgttaaaaaaataaataaataccaaTGAGTAATATATTGTTAAGAGTGTATAAACAAGACAGTTATTAACCGCTAACGCATAACTGCATAACCGTAAATAACTGCAACCGAAAAACTGCATATATAACCACCTAAGTCGGTTGAGGTTAACGATTTTAGGAATTAACAAAAGCAGTTAATAACCTAGTAACTAGGTTTATAATATATAAgagtaattacttttttcctcCATCAACTACcggccattgtcaacatgttaCCACGAACTGACACCTCAACCAAAAAAGAACATGGAACTACTATTTTCATATCGTTAACCTCCTTCTGttagggaatctcgttaaatcggaaggaatattccatttttagatgttaaattttgtttaaaaataaaaatgccatcaaacagtaatttaataaaaaatgttaaaccgaatttttttaaaagaaccaaaaataggaagaaaaaaaaaaaagaaaaaagaaaaagaaagtgggGGAGGGGGGCTGGCCCGCGAGCCACTCTTAGAAAAACCTTTTGCCACCcaagaaaaagtaattacccctaataaaTATTAGAcatattgaaaataataataattcttacaaaaaagagaaaatactaataattaatttttttatattttatttttttttaagtacaatgGAAGGGAATAGCACAAAGCTATGAAACATAGAAGGAGGGGGAGTCTTTTCCTATACatggaagaaaagaaacaaataaagggGAAAGTATAGGAATGCAACTAGAATGGATTCTGGTTGCAGCTCAATTTGCCACATGATGGACACAAAAGTTTACACTTTGATTAACTTGACTAACTTTCCAACTAGCTGTTGGTGGGATGATAGAGTGAATATAAGAAATAGTGGAAGCAATTCTCCAATTTGTGTAATGGCGGGTTGTTGAAGAGTTAGTGTGACGTTAAGCGAATCACTTTTTAAGATAAAAGAAGATAAGTCCAAAGTGGTCGCCAAACGAGCAACCAGTAGAGCAGCAAGAGCCTCACCATAAATTGCAGTACAAGAAGAACTAATAAGGGATATACACTTTATAACAGAACCAGTAGAGTATCTACAAACTGCAACTTGAGCAAAAAATTGAATCTCTGATGGTGGTATCATAATTGATTTTGAAATAAGGACGAGAATGACGCTTCCAAACTTTAGGAGTTTTGACTAGTTTAGTTGTCCAAGCTAAGTAATATTCCAAAACAGTCTTATTGATAGTAGATGATATAACAAGAGCATTCGGGATGAGACTGTCATGATGTGCTTTATTCCTGGTGAACCAAAAATAGTCACATGTTACAGCAACAAATATCTGGAACATATTAGCGTCAGCCTAAGGATGCCAATCATGCGGTATGGATTGAGAATAATAAAAAGTCAATCTGTCATGTTAGTAACATTTAAAGCAATGATATTCAATGGCCAAAAAGATTGGGGCCAAATCACACGGGCAATAAGACAAGTGAAAAAGAGATATGAAAGGGCGTCTAtgggaaaaaaacaaagagaacaaCTGGTGTTAGAAAGGGAAGAGGGTATAGCCTGAGAGATCTGGAATTTAGTGGGAATGATGTTCTAGACCATTCTccaaagaaaaagctttaaTATGTGGTTCAGATTAAGCTTCCATAGAGCTTTCCAACAGAGATTGGGGAGAGGAGAGGGgaagggagaagaaaaagagttaAGGAGATGATGGGCTGATTTGGTGAAAAAGACACGTGGTGGAAGGGGTCCAGAAAAGAAAGCCAGAATGGGCCAAGGAtgaataatgatttttaaaatttcaaagagTGACGGGATCGAACAAAAAGTGCAGAACATTCTGCTTCCAGATCATTGTAGGAGAGTGAATAAGATCAGCAATAACCAAGGAGTGGGAAGGCAACCTAGGTGTTGGTAGGAATTTTGACAAAGTGGGAATCTAAGAAGAAGACTAGTAGTTATTGTGGGAAATAAAACAAGCTCCAGTAGATATGAGTGGCAATGTAGCCTATACCATTCCAAATTCAGGAACCAGATGTgagagaagaagataagaaattACTCcctgataaaaataaaataaaataaaaagaaagaagaagaagaagaaaaagataagaaattaCCATACCTTATGTATTTTGTctgaaaaagagaaattaaaccTGTTTTAGTTTTGGTAAAAGTATAACATTTAAATGCATTTCGAGAGCGCACAGATATTTTATAGTATGTGCAGGTCTGCCATGGCATCCAATTGAGTCCCCCTTTGTAGAAATGGAAGGAAAGATAGTTATACTTCGGTGGTAGTGGCAACTAAAGAATATAAGCCAGTTATTTCGGAAGAATAAACCCTATTGATATTAGATATGAATTTGATATTCTTTGGGCTATATAACCGAGGAAACATATGATATTGTTGATGCAAAAATTTGGATGTGAGACGTGTCAACTCCTGGTTGGTCTTCAGACCCCGAATAAATGGAAGCGAAAAACCCTGAAGCAACCTCCTCTATGTCCTACAAGACAAAAGGAACGGCGGAGTTTCCGGCCGAGCCCCCTCCGACGATCAAATTAGTATGAGCTTAATAAGGAGGAGAACGAGAGAAGTTTGTTAAAATTAGCGAGTTTAGAAGTTTTCCTGTATTGTATTTTTCTGTATTGACTATCTTTTATCTGTTtccttttttccctttctttatcCGTACAGCCATTTATCACCCTGAGATGCTTATCTTTTCTCAATTAATTTCCTTCGGCTATCTCAGACAGTCATCTCAAGCCACAGTTTATACTTTCTCATATGGCGGCGGTTGTCTTTGATTAGCAGGATCAAAGACTTTAATGAGGTGATCCCCTCATTAAAGTTCTCATTTAATGCTCCGTTCCTCCTCTTACTCTGTCCGAATTTACCCTGTTGTAGCCGTTGAACTTTGCACTCTTCCGGGAtcaatgaaaatgttttttattttctttttgggaaatTTCCCTAACAGATATAAGctctaaaaagtaaaaaggcaTAAAACATTAAAGATGCCCAAATGCCAATTACTTGAAAAGCAGTTAATAACCTGCCTTAATAATCGCTTAATCGCTAATTGACCTAGTGGTTGTAATTACGGTTGgagttatttaaaaataataatgcttAAAAGCATGTACAGTTACGATTAGAAGGTAATAATCGCAACTATTCgtacacttttaaataatgtgacatgAACCTAGTAAAAAATGGTAGGATAAAAGTGTAATTATGCGTCATTACTTATTTTGGTGCTTCTTGTTGGGTTGTCCGACCTTAATTTATTGTTCTTGACCATAAATCCTCTTTacttacttttgaaaaaaaaaaaaaaaaaaaaaaaaaaaatttacttggGTTTGGGTAGAGTTTATCTACAACATATTGGgtcattttgaaaatgtatTTTATAGGCGacatttctttattcttttttttaaaaaaaaaaaaaaaaaaaaaaaaaaaaaaaaaaagaagaaatctcCTTTTGCCGACACGCACGCAGCTAATTACTTGCACCCCACCACTCACTGAAAAAGTAAAACGATATCTGTATCCAGCCACCCATCAAATGGTTTGAACAGCAGTTGGATCCCGAGGCCCTCAATCCCAAAACATTACTATTATACTAtatatcattatttttattttatttaatataattattattattttgacgtGGCATTGTGAATCAATTATTGATTGactctttttgtttaaaaaaaaaaaaaaaaaaagtgatcgGCGCACGCACATCAGCAAAGGGTTAAAAAAGTGTGGTGTCACCGTGATCAGAATTCAGAAGGTGTTTGTCTTCAAACATcaacaaaaacaagaagaagaagaagaaagagagtcATTCTTTCGATCAAATCATATTATGGCAAAGAAGGCGGTGCTGATAGGGTGCAACTACCCAGGAACCAAGGCGGAGCTCAAGGGTTGCATAAACGATGTGAGGAAGGCTTACCGGTGCCTTATCGACCGCTTCGGCTTCTCGGAGGACGACATCACGGTGCTGATCGACACGGATGACTCCTCCACTCAGCCGACGGGCAGGAACATCCGCAGGGCTTTGGCGGATCTGGTGCGATCGGCTGAGCCCGGGGACTTTCTCTTTGTGCACTACAGCGGCCACGGCACCCGTCTCCCGGCCGAGACCGGTGAAGATGACGACACTGGATATGATGAGTGCATTGTTCCCTCTGATATGAATCTCATCACTGGTTGTTcctccttctctttttttttttttttctttttttttcccccttcgtgtttgttgttatttttattgggTGCGCGCATTGCCATGCATATGATTTCAGATCTCCGTGTGTCTGTTTGTGGAATAATTCTAGAAAAAGCATTGCTTTCTAGGGTATATTCTTGGGCGATCTGTGGAAAGAatctttcttgaatttctcGAATCTCTGGATCTGATCCTGACTTTTTCCTTTATATCGCGAGAAACTAATGGAGTTAAGATGatctttttctttccaaagctTCATGGCAATACATGGAGCTCGATCCTCAACATTCTCTTTGTTTCTTGGGTgcaaattttccctaaaaaagtattcttcttcttttttctttttttttcctttttttgctTTATCCAAATCCATGCATTGCATTTTGGAATTTCGGAGGATTTATTATAAATAGATCATTGCTATTTCAATGAGTGAatcgaaagaagaaaaaaaagatgccATGCTAACAGTCAGTGGGGATATAATGTGTTGTAAACAGATGATGATTTCAGGGAGTTTGTGGACGGTGTCCCAGAAGGTTGCCGCATCACCATTGTATCCGATTCGTGTCATAGCGGTGGCCTAATTGATGATAGTAAGGAGCAGATTGGGGAGAGTACAAAGCGTGAAGAAAACAGCTCCGGCTCCTCCGGTTTTGGATTCAAAAGCTTTTTGAAACAGGCGGTGGGAGATGCTATTGAGTCTCGTGGAATTCACATCCCACATCGCCGTCGTCACcgggaagaagaagatgatgatgctGACAGAGATGTTGAAATCGCATATGGTGAGCAAGGGTATGTTAAGAGCAGATCTCTGCCTCTCTCAACCCTCATTGAAATACTCAAGCAGAAAACCGGCAAGGATGACATTGATGTTGGGAAGCTGAGGCCAACGCTTTTCGACGCCTTCGGGGAAGATGCGAGTCCCAAGGTGAAGAAGTTCATGAAGGTTGTGTTTAACAAACTTCAACATGGTGAAGGTGGAGGTGGAGAAGGAGGCAGTGGGTTGTTGGGGATGGTTGGAAGTCTGGCTCAAGACTTCCTCAAACAAAAGCTGGAGAATGACGACGGGTATGCAAAACCAGCCATGGAGACGCAAGTAGGTAGCAAGCAAGAGGTGTATGCCGGATCAGCCAAGCGTGCCCTTCCTGATAATGGAATCCTGATCAGTGGCTGCCAGACCAACCAAACATCTGCCGATGCTAGTCCTCCCGGCGGCGATTCTGATGAAGCTTATGGAGCCCTCAGCAATGCAATTCAGACTATCATCGCCGAGACAGATGGTCAAGTAACTAATCAGGAGCTTGTTTTGAGGGCCAGAGAGATGCTGAAGAGCCAGGGCTTTACTCAGCGACCTGGCCTCTATTGCAGTGACCATCATGTTGATGCTCCTTATGTGTGCTGATCTTGAAgcccttctatatatatatatatatatatatatatatatatatatatatatatatatatatatatatagtgagaaTAAATAACAGTGTGGGATTTTTGATGATGTGTGAGTCCAAAATTGTACTGCTTTGCTTTTGGGATTTGgtaaataaatcttaaacaaagaggaatttcaatttaatttgttctttgaatAAAATAGTATTTTGACTCATACAAATTAGTTCAAGCAGAACTATTATCATTACAGCCTAGTAAACTGTTGTCTTTCACCTTTCGTGACAATGTTGATAATATACAAAATTGTCGCAAAAAATTGAAGCCCgaatcaaaaaaatcaaaatgaatgAGACTGCACGATGCTGTTAGATGGTGCAGAGATATcctctttttctatttcttccTCACTCCtccctcttctcttcttcagtGTGAGGCCTGCACGGGCTCCTTGAAACATAAACTATATTCCCCGCTTCAAAACTGTTGCATCTTGGCAGGAGAGAGAACGGATACAAACAGCTCTCtattttgagcaaaaaactTGCACACATCTCAATCGTCGATATCTTGTACCCATGCTAGATCTGCAACCAGTGTAAAAGTCAACTATATTAGTTTCTCCATGAATAACTTCCACCAAATGAATTGAGATCAGAACCAATAAGCATGTAATCCAAGAATATCATTCATGAGATCTCTGAAGTTTGAGTTTCGGGATTGTAATTGCATATATTAACAATAGTGTCAGATATTTTTGCGATCCCTAAATCACCAGATTACACAAATGAACATGCTGTGTAAATAAAACTCTGTACAAGTAATTcaacaagaaggaaaaaataaccAAACATATAGTTTGTCTGTGTGCATGCAAGCACccatgaaagagagagagaccttgAAGCACAGATTCAACTGCTGCATTGGGGACAAGAAGCCCAACTATTCGCCGATTATCTGTAGTAGTTTCTATACGCACCACACGGAGCCGCTTGTGGCTATGGCGGGCCTACATAATATTTCAGTTGTCATTGATCAGTAATTACTTATATAGAACAAGATATACATGAGTGGGCCCCAAATTGGAGGaccaaaagcaaaaagtaatcAGTCTTCAGCAAGCCAAAATAAACATCACTAAATGACAGAAATCAAATATGTGGATCATCCGAAATGATGCACAACTAAAATGGAATTAGTGAATTGGTCCACACAAAAGTGAACTCTTTGTAACATCTTTGCATTTAAACATGACCCTAAGATATTGTGGTCAGAAAAGGCAGTACTAAGCATACAAAGCAATGAAAGAGAGCGAGGGGGGAGAAAGACTAAAGCACATTCCTCTCTTCTTAAACTACCATCCAACTCTTCCCCTTGAAAGTTCTGCTATTTCTTCCTTTCAAAGACACCTGAGAAAGCTATTGATGCCCAGGAATGAAGAGAAAGGGCTACAGACTTTAAGGGTTGGGGTGTCATTAGGTATCAATTTCTTATTGTTGACAAAAAATAACTAATGGAACAAAAATGcacaaacaataaacaaaaattgtgtgtgtgtgtgagagagagagagagagaacagaagGAAGACACCAGATATTGCAAAAAGGTGCAAATACTAAGAGCACTTGAACTCATCCAAACTTCGCATGAATCCCAAGCAGTATATAAGGCTATATTGTATTATCAGCAAATCACTAATAGCAAGTTAAGAAAGTGCGCCACCTATATGATTACGGTAAGATGGATGCATGTTAAAATGAGAAATATGCAATCTTTAAAAGGATGCAAAAAGTCATGTAAAGGATGATAGGCCCACGTTGAAGAAATAAAGATGCAAGAGTGCAGAAGATtaagggtgtgtttgggattgcgatttcgtagaaaaaaagtgcgattttaaaccaaatcgcagaaaatgaaccatttggaaactgggtttttaaaaaattgcgatttgaaaacgtagaaaagtgcttatttaaATCGCAATCAATGGCGTACGTTTTTGAAAACGCCGTaatttaaaaggctaacctgcgattttaaaggccaaactgcaattttgccaaacactttgccgtgtttttaaaaatcacttttttaaatcgcacattttaaaatcgctatttttaaatcgcactttttgaaatcgcaatcccaaacggaccctaaagtTGAAGAGGTGAAAGGACAAAGAAGGGCCAAGAAGTTAATGGAGAGTACGGCTTTAGACAGGGCAGAATGACACAGTTCACGTAGCAAAAGTTCAATACACCTCTTCATCAACCTTGGAAAAGACCCATACTACTCTAAAACAGGACAAATTGCCATAAAGCAATCTTTCGATGAAACTCAAGCTCCCCAAATTCCCGGTGCTAGGAATAAAAAACCTTGGCAAGTgggatttaaaaatatatatatatggaaaaaagaaaacacttagCAATCAAGAGACccataaacaaaaaaaccccCTCCTTTCTTATACTAAAAGATATCAACCTAGTCTATCCACCTCAAACTTAGATAACATATAGATGGAGCAAAAAGCAATACAATATTAATATCCTATTTATCCAACACTACTCTTGAAGGCCTCAACTGGTGCCTTTTCAATGGTCAGAAATAGCTTGGAGGCTGAGAATTGAACTTTGATAATTTACTTTGTACCAAATTTTATCCTAAAAGATTTACAAGTCCTTTAGTCCACCACAAACTCGATCACCTCCAAAAACTTGGCTAATGACTCAGCAATTGGGGTAAATAACCACCTTATTTTCAACTTCCATTTCTGGATAGGATCAGTTGGAAGCTGTAGCTTTGACGAGGCAagagataataaaaaatagtaatcataaaataaaagtagCTAGCATTCAGTTTGTTGTATTTACTGCTACTTCACTTGAAACCCTAGGAGCAATTAGGAGAAATGAAAGGTCCAAGGAAGCAGTTCCAATGGGTGATCCTTGGAAAGAGTAAGTACAAGGATGTTAAAAATATCcgttgaatttatttttttcaaaaaaatcaagattGACTAGCCAACTGAAGCAAAGGACCTCCAAAAGCAAGGAGATGGTTGAAATTCTATTGTCAGCGGCACAACACTTGTTGCATGAATATAATCCAGAACTCTAGATGTTGCTTGTCTTTGCCCAACATTAAAAAtgtctcttttcttctttccccACCTTTGGTTTGTATATCTACTGACACACCCAAGGGTCCAGTAAATAAACACAAAACTAACAAGAATCTTGAATACGGTATTTCACATTCCAAAATAAAAGATCAAAGAAAATAGCAAATTGGAAAACAAGGCATCCATCTTATACCTTTGTGCTTTTGCAAATTACAAAATCACTTGGCTCTATCAATTAAGCAACAGGTGAGGCCAGGTTACCTGCTTAGAAAGGGCCTTCTCAATAGTGCCCCACACGGGAAGGATAAGCCCACCCAATACATTTACTTCCTGTATTCTTCTGCCAACTGTACAGAAGTTGCCAAGCTTACAATTGGGGCCATGCATGCACTGCAGGTAAAGAATAGTAAGCAacggaaaataataataatacagaATCAACAGGTATTTACACCAACCTTTAATTGAGCATATCAGGTTTAAAGATTAGAATCTACAGTACATATTCTAGTGTTAGCACAGGATAGATGGActgagttttcttttttgacagGTAATCAAAGAAATAGCGTTAAAAAGGCGCcaggcgcccctaagtatacagAGAGTATACCAGGACactaaaatagaagaaaaacagaaaacaaaggagGAACACccgaaaaaacccaaaagacagaagaaATCCCCAACCCTAACACAGATGGACTGAGTTTTATTGATGCTAAAAGCATcttaaaattttgtgaaaaggaTCAAGAAGCCAAGCAGGTAATGCAACGAATAAAACAACTAACAAGAATAAAACATCTTACTCCAGGATTCCCATACACAGAAATACACACATACACAGCCACCTTAAGCATCTTTCCATTAAGTGGCTGTTCCAAAGAATTGAGCTATGCACTTAAGGATGACAATGAGAAACTTTTATCATTGccttaattaaatgataaaattcaCCATTTCCTATGAGCTCAAGTTTTTAGGAGAATTGGTGATTTAAGAATATCAGATTTTATTCTAGACAGAAATAACtccaaccataaaaaaaaataaaaaatgaataaaaaataaaaaaataataataacaataataataaataaataacttcaTCAACAATCTCTACCTGTTTAGATGATACTTCATATTCATCTTCCCAACCACTACGAGCCTTCTCTAAAGATGATATTTTACGGTACTTGTTTTTAAGCTCTGCCAGAGACATTTCCCTGGAGAAGGTAAAAATGAGGAGGTTAAAAACTAGACATTAAGTGCAAAGCTAAATGAATCTTGTAACAATCGTTTTTTTATACCTTAGTGACTCCCCAACAGCTGGACGGACTATCTTAAACATTCCAGATGCAGAACTGAATCACAACTCAAaggaaaacaataaagaaaaaagagtcaGGCACATGGTTTTACTgatttgaattatatataagtACATATGTGTACATGCATTTGTGTCGGTGAACATACATAACACAGAATCTCTACAAGTAACGTTCAAAAAATGCGATTATACTAGTCCATTTGCATCTAATTCCACATTATAAGAAACAGAGATAAGAAGGTaagggtttgattttttttttttgataactacATATTCTTATTCTGTAACTAACTtgatatacattttttttaataaataatgtcatatcattaaaaagcgcagaggggtgcAACCCTACCATACAGGAATTATACAAATAAAgtattaagcacatttcgacACAACTCCAACACTGGCATTTCTACATATTCAAAATGCCGAGCATTCCTCTCACACCAAAGACCCAAATGAAACATAAGGGAACCTGCTTCCCAATTTCCTAAACTTGACCACGACCCAACGAATTGCCCCAACtactcaacaaatccagcacccGTCGCGGTATAACCTtctccaccccaaacaagctataaaaaaaactccatatATCCCGTGCAACATCATAG is a window of Alnus glutinosa chromosome 4, dhAlnGlut1.1, whole genome shotgun sequence DNA encoding:
- the LOC133866811 gene encoding metacaspase-5-like; translation: MAKKAVLIGCNYPGTKAELKGCINDVRKAYRCLIDRFGFSEDDITVLIDTDDSSTQPTGRNIRRALADLVRSAEPGDFLFVHYSGHGTRLPAETGEDDDTGYDECIVPSDMNLITDDDFREFVDGVPEGCRITIVSDSCHSGGLIDDSKEQIGESTKREENSSGSSGFGFKSFLKQAVGDAIESRGIHIPHRRRHREEEDDDADRDVEIAYGEQGYVKSRSLPLSTLIEILKQKTGKDDIDVGKLRPTLFDAFGEDASPKVKKFMKVVFNKLQHGEGGGGEGGSGLLGMVGSLAQDFLKQKLENDDGYAKPAMETQVGSKQEVYAGSAKRALPDNGILISGCQTNQTSADASPPGGDSDEAYGALSNAIQTIIAETDGQVTNQELVLRAREMLKSQGFTQRPGLYCSDHHVDAPYVC